A portion of the Pseudoalteromonas luteoviolacea genome contains these proteins:
- the erpA gene encoding iron-sulfur cluster insertion protein ErpA — MSEELPIKFSDAAAARVKELISEEENPELKLRVYVTGGGCSGFQYGFTFDEKVNPGDLEIEKNGVVMVVDPMSIQYLVDGVVDYTEGLEGSRFFVSNPNATTTCGCGASFSV; from the coding sequence ATGTCAGAAGAGTTACCGATTAAGTTTAGCGATGCAGCAGCTGCGCGCGTAAAAGAATTGATTTCCGAAGAGGAAAATCCTGAACTAAAGCTTCGTGTATACGTAACTGGTGGAGGATGCTCTGGGTTTCAATATGGATTTACGTTTGATGAGAAGGTAAACCCTGGCGACTTGGAGATCGAGAAAAATGGTGTAGTCATGGTGGTTGACCCTATGAGCATTCAGTACTTAGTGGACGGTGTTGTTGATTATACTGAAGGGTTAGAAGGTTCTCGCTTTTTCGTTAGTAACCCAAATGCGACGACTACGTGTGGATGTGGTGCCAGTTTCAGTGTGTAA